A window from Hypomesus transpacificus isolate Combined female chromosome 26, fHypTra1, whole genome shotgun sequence encodes these proteins:
- the pars2 gene encoding probable proline--tRNA ligase, mitochondrial: MRVLLWQKILPHLPRTLTTPCRGCAGHAPLPTHTDQKPGRPPLLVSRLFQPSNLRDVGQEGRAPGETTCKSQRLMQQAGLIHPSNPGCYHYLPATVRSMEKLVRLIDQEMQGIGGQKVDMPSLCSAELWRRSERWDLMGKELFRLRDRHGGEYCLGPTHEEAVTELLASQGTLSYRQLPLLLYQVTRKFRDEPKPRFGLLRGREFYMKDMYSFDASEEAAYQTYESVCQAYSRLFSRLSLPCVQVQADTGNIGGKLSHEFQLPAEIGEDRLLVCGACSFSANVETVAPDRTDCPRCQTGTLVESKGIEVGHTFYLGTKYSRIFDASFTNTQNKSAVTEMGCFGLGVTRILAAAIEVMSTEEGIRWPGLIAPYQICILPPKRGSKMDSVAGLIDDLVQQLRETLPSLRGEVVLDDRTQMTIGKRLKDASRLGYPYVVVVGQSALEETPRFEVICQQTGEKLYLSKDGLVDLLRAVETV, from the exons ATGAGGGTCCTGTTGTGGCAGAAAATCCTGCCCCATCTACCCAGGACCCTAACCACTCCCTGCAGAGGTTGTGCAGGCCatgctcctctccccacccACACTGACCAGAAGCCCggccgcccccctctcctggtctcccGTCTCTTTCAGCCCTCAAACCTCCGTGACGTGGGGCAGGAGGGCCGGGCCCCAGGGGAGACGACCTGCAAAAGCCAACGACTGATGCAACAGGCTGGGctcatccacccctccaaccctgGCTGCTACCACTACCTCCCAGCCACAGTGCGCTCCATGGAGAAACTGGTCAGGCTGATCGACCAGGAAATGCAGGGTATCGGAGGTCAGAAGGTGGACATGCCCAGCCTGTGCTCAGCTGAGCTGTGGAGGCGTAGTGAACGCTGGGATCTGATGGGGAAGGAGCTTTTCCGCCTGCGAGACCGTCACGGGGGAGAGTACTGCCTCGGACCCACCCACGAAGAGGCAGTGACAGAGTTGCTAGCCTCCCAGGGAACCCTGTCCTATCGACAGCTCCCACTGCTTCTCTACCAG GTCACCCGCAAGTTCCGCGACGAGCCGAAGCCACGCTTCGGACTGCTGAGGGGTCGGGAGTTCTACATGAAGGACATGTACTCGTTTGACGCGAGCGAAGAGGCCGCCTACCAGACGTACGAGTCTGTGTGCCAGGCCTACAGCAGGCTCTTCTCCCGGCTGAGCCTGCCATGCGTCCAGGTCCAAGCTGACACGGGCAACATCGGAGGGAAGCTCTCCCATGAGTTCCAGCTGCCGGCAGAGATAGGAGAGGACCGGTTGCTGGTGTGTGGAGCGTGCTCCTTTTCTGCCAACGTGGAGACGGTGGCTCCTGATAGGACGGACTGCCCTCGCTGTCAGACAGGCACACTAGTGGAATCCAAGGGAATTGAGGTGGGCCACACCTTCTATCTCGGCACAAAGTACTCGCGTATATTTGACGCCTCCTTCACCAACACCCAAAACAAGTCTGCCGTCACCGAGATGGGCTGCTTTGGACTTGGGGTGACCCGGATTCTCGCTGCAGCCATCGAAGTCATGTCAACAGAGGAAGGTATTCGATGGCCCGGTCTGATAGCCCCATACCAGATCTGTATTTTACCCCCTAAGAGGGGTAGTAAGATGGACAGTGTAGCTGGCTTGATTGATGACTTGGTCCAACAACTGCGGGAGACCTTGCCCAgcctgagaggagaggtggtgttAGATGACCGAACCCAGATGACTATTGGTAAGAGGTTGAAGGACGCCAGTCGACTGGGGTACCCATATGTCGTTGTGGTGGGGCAGAGTGCTCTAGAGGAGACCCCTAGATTTGAAGTGATCTGTC
- the dnai4 gene encoding dynein axonemal intermediate chain 4 — protein MSTTTAKMKKPTLKITPSSRTVNASTSGILRVNHSTTRTKSVTASISRKSFSLAGDSKLIDKNSVQTPKHIVQVYDENGKDVTPQPLYQPDPGLIQPKQSKIFATDASGATVSDFFSTAYQTTANTSFAGPFTRSVFGSSTVSRSSLSTMESMNEEIEDPSSKRDISTSDVQVRREEVKELVGEEMLDDVVELYLTESETIWMLDMPAVSVSVDSQEAEDVKKRTALYEELCRNRMGNDQFVERSMQTFNGAPKTKEVQCESIDMVDAACTASSWDMYDSFCLSDGVGEAVQKPSSEDMICPEAISHHRLDTVHGPERTVSVLGTTSIASTSSQTEMETFLVPTDDEPDPELILQSESFQQDLFVMERIVLENIYQPKLAAYRQLPILEDEDLLLKTNAAGRMEEEEESSLTPALERLWAFSCELTAGRNVSSMAWNKTNPDLLAVGYGQFDFKDQKSGLVCCWSLKNPTWPERVFHCENGVTALDFSANNVSLLAVGMYDGSVAMYNVHSRDETPTTDTTECAHKHTSPVWQVRWIDSERGPSGEDKGENLISISADGRISKWFLRKGLDCIDLMKLKRTRNEKTKTHAGEKERKSEALISRQAPGLCFDFHPLDYNIYLAGTEEGHIHKCSCSYNEQYLETYSAHKGPVYRITWSPFCEDLFLSCSSDWTIHLWRQDLLEPVLSFPSTQRAVYDVMWSPQWATVFGAVNDGRVEIWDLGASILDPTVVSLAGPGVRLTSLLFATETDCVLVGDSDGQVSVYQLKNFSMGEGDQVDTLEDIIGSTLASQL, from the exons ATGTCAACCACCACAGCCAAAATGAAGAAACCTACTCTGAAAATAACACC GTCTTCCAGAACAGTAAATGCGTCAACTTCAGGAATACTTCGGGTCAACCACAGCACAACCCGTACAAAGAGTGTCACCGCCTCCATTAGCAGAAAGAGTTTCAGTTTGGCCGGTGACAGTAAACTCATTGATAAAAACTCTGTTCAAACACCAAAACACATCGTTCAG GTATACGATGAAAATGGCAAAGATGTTACCCCACAACCCCTGTACCAGCCCGACCCAGGGCTCATACAGCCTAAACAGAGCAAAATATTTGCTACCGACGCATCTGGCGCCACTGTTTCAGACTTTTTCTCCACGGCTTACCAGACAACCGCCAACACAAGCTTTGCTGGGCCCTTTACCAG GTCAGTGTTTGGTAGCAGCACCGTTTCCAGGTCCAGCCTGTCCACAATGGAGTCAATGAATGAAGAGATCGAGGACCCATCGTCTAAAAGAGACATCAGTACCTCAG ATGttcaggtgaggagggaggaggtcaaggagctggtgggggaggagatgcTGGACGATGTGGTGGAACTCTACCTCACTGAGTCAGAGACTATCTGGATGCTGGACATGCCGGCGGTTTCCGTGTCTGTGGACTCGCAGGAGGCCGAAGACGTCAA AAAGAGAACCGCCCTGTATGAGGAACTGTGCAGGAACCGGATGGGAAATGACCAGTTTGTGGAAAGATCCATGCAGACGTTCAATGGAGCGCCCAAAACCAAAGAGGTCCAATGTGAGAGCATCGATATGGTGGATGCAG CTTGCACGGCCTCCTCCTGGGACATGTACGACTCCTTCTGCTTGTCGGACGGAGTGGGTGAGGCTGTCCAGAAGCCCAGTTCAGAGGACATGATCTGTCCTGAGGCCATTTCTCACCACAGACTGGACACTGTTCACGGGCCTGAGAGGACTGTGTCAGTTCTGGGCACCACCAGTATAG CTAGCACCTCTTCCCAGACCGAGATGGAGACCTTCTTGGTTCCTACGGACGACGAGCCGGACCCTGAACTCATTCTCCAGTCTGAGAGCTTCCAGCAGGATCTGTTTGTGATGGAAAGGATTGTTCTGGAGAACATTTACCAGCCCAAGCTTGCTGCATACAGACAACTCCCCATATTGGAAG ATGAAGACCTTCTGCTGAAGACCAACGCagcagggaggatggaggaagaggaagagagttcACTCACCCCGGCGCTGGAGAGACTCTGGGCCTTTAGCTGTGAGCTCACGGCAGGCCGCAACGTCAGTAGCATGGCCTGGAACAAGACCAATCCA GACCTTCTGGCTGTGGGGTACGGACAATTTGACTTCAAAGACCAGAAATCGGGCCTAGTCTGCTGCTGGTCCCTGAAGAAcccaacg TGGCCTGAGAGGGTCTTTCACTGCGAGAATGGAGTGACCGCCCTGGACTTCTCAGCCAACAACGTTAGCCTGCTAGCCGTGGGGATGTACGACGGCAGCGTAGCCATGTATAACGTGCACAGCAGAGACGAGACGCCCACCACTGACACCAC TGAATGCGCCCACAAGCACACCAGCCCAGTGTGGCAGGTGAGATGGATCGACAGTGAGAGGGGGCCGTCGGGGGAGGACAAGGGGGAGAACCTCATCTCCATTTCCGCCGACGGCAGGATCAGCAAGTGGTTCCTACGCAAAGGCCTCGACTGCATAG ACCTGATGAAGCTGAAGAGGACGAGGAACGAGAAGACCAAGACGCATGCTggcgagaaggagaggaagagcgagGCTCTAATCTCACGCCAGGCGCCAGGCCTCTGCTTCGACTTCCATCCTTTG GACTACAACATTTACCTGGCAGGCACAGAAGAGGGCCACATCCACAAGTGCTCCTGTTCTTACAACGAGCAGTATCTGGAGACCTACTCTGCACACAAG GGCCCCGTGTATCGGATCACGTGGTCTCCGTTCTGCGAGGACCTCTTTCTGAGCTGCTCGTCTGATTGGACCATCCACCTGTGGAGGCAGGACCTGCTGGAGCCAGTGCTGAGcttcccctccacccagagGGCCGTGTACGACGTCATGTGGTCCCCCCAGTGGGCCACCGTGTTCGGGGCTGTCAATGACGGCAGGGTGGAGATCTGGGACCTGGGTGCTAGCAT cctggacCCCACCGTGGTGAGCCTGGCTGGGCCGGGGGTGAGGCTGACCTCCCTGCTGTTTGCTACAGAGACAGACTGTGTCCTAGTCGGGGACAGCGACGGCCAAGTCAGCGTCTACCAGCTCAAGAACTTCAGCATGGGAGAGGGTGATCAG GTGGACACATTAGAAGATATTATCGGTTCCACCCTAGCCAGCCAGCTGTga